From the Streptomyces syringium genome, one window contains:
- a CDS encoding LCP family protein → MTGTRGKPTHRTRRVTSVGVAFLVLLAAGVGWLYVRLNGNIDVFDADGLARDRPGAGASGQNVLVIGSDSRSGGNSGLGGGEGDVGRSDTAFLLHVYGDREHAVAVSIPRDTLVDIPPCKLPDGSWTAPRTNAMFNSAFSVGESAKGNPACTQNTVEKLTGLRVDHTVVVDFEGFSAMTSAVGGVQVCVPKDVYEGDLNPNRGARGELLFHKGSQSVSGQKALDYVRVRHGIGDGSDIGRIQRQQAFVAAMIKKVRSQGFSPGTLLPLADAATKSMTVDPGLGSADKLLSFAMSLKKIDLHDTKFITVPWRYAGNRVALVQPEADALWASLRADRTLDGKDAEKKQAGGKSGAPGPSPSQPVSGGGASVSVANGTTVDGLAARAAASLKEHGFTVADTSTARARDQRVTVIEFGPGEAGHARDLARLFPGAFLRGTSLKGLSVTVGHDFAAAPSGPPAVAAAPAGAAPGPVPSDVAGTARSADDDPCANLSYG, encoded by the coding sequence ATGACGGGCACCCGAGGCAAGCCGACGCACCGGACGCGGAGGGTCACCTCCGTGGGGGTGGCGTTCCTGGTACTGCTGGCCGCGGGTGTCGGGTGGCTCTACGTCCGGCTGAACGGCAACATCGACGTGTTCGACGCCGACGGCCTGGCCCGCGACCGGCCCGGCGCCGGCGCGTCCGGGCAGAACGTGCTCGTCATCGGCTCGGACTCGCGCTCCGGCGGCAACAGCGGGCTCGGCGGCGGGGAGGGCGACGTGGGCCGCTCGGACACGGCGTTCCTGCTGCACGTCTACGGCGACCGCGAGCACGCCGTCGCCGTCTCCATCCCCCGCGACACCCTGGTGGACATCCCGCCGTGCAAGCTGCCCGACGGCAGTTGGACGGCGCCCCGTACCAACGCGATGTTCAACTCCGCCTTCTCCGTGGGGGAGTCGGCCAAGGGCAACCCCGCCTGCACCCAGAACACCGTCGAGAAACTCACCGGGCTGCGCGTGGACCACACCGTCGTCGTCGACTTCGAGGGATTCTCCGCGATGACCTCCGCGGTCGGCGGCGTCCAGGTGTGCGTGCCGAAGGACGTCTACGAGGGCGACCTCAATCCGAACCGCGGCGCCCGCGGCGAACTGCTCTTCCACAAGGGCTCGCAGAGCGTCTCCGGGCAGAAGGCGCTGGACTACGTGCGGGTGCGGCACGGCATCGGCGACGGCTCCGACATCGGCCGCATCCAGCGGCAGCAGGCGTTCGTCGCCGCCATGATCAAGAAGGTGCGGTCCCAGGGCTTCAGCCCCGGCACGCTGCTGCCGCTGGCGGACGCGGCCACCAAGTCGATGACCGTCGACCCCGGGCTCGGCTCGGCCGACAAACTGCTCTCCTTCGCGATGTCGCTGAAGAAGATCGACCTGCACGACACCAAGTTCATCACCGTGCCCTGGCGCTACGCGGGCAACCGCGTCGCCCTCGTCCAGCCCGAGGCCGACGCGCTGTGGGCCTCGCTGCGGGCCGACCGCACGCTCGACGGCAAGGACGCGGAGAAGAAGCAGGCGGGCGGCAAGTCCGGGGCGCCGGGGCCGTCCCCCTCGCAGCCGGTCTCGGGCGGGGGCGCCAGTGTCTCCGTCGCCAACGGCACCACCGTCGACGGCCTCGCCGCCCGCGCGGCCGCCTCGCTCAAGGAGCACGGCTTCACCGTCGCCGACACCTCCACCGCCCGCGCCCGGGACCAGCGCGTCACCGTGATCGAGTTCGGCCCGGGCGAGGCCGGGCACGCGCGGGACCTGGCCCGGCTCTTCCCCGGCGCGTTCCTCCGGGGGACGTCCCTCAAGGGCCTCTCGGTCACCGTCGGGCACGACTTCGCCGCAGCGCCCAGCGGACCGCCCGCCGTCGCGGCGGCCCCCGCCGGGGCGGCGCCCGGCCCGGTGCCCTCCGACGTCGCCGGTACCGCGCGGTCGGCCGACGACGACCCGTGCGCCAACCTCTCGTATGGCTGA
- a CDS encoding 1-aminocyclopropane-1-carboxylate deaminase/D-cysteine desulfhydrase, with translation MTSDLPRGPAALAALDPRLPSPLEELRDERFARRGLRLLLKRDDLIHPELPGNKWRKLEPNLAAAASGRHTLFTFGGAYSNHLRATAAAGRLLGLATVGVVRGDELADRPLNPSLARCAADGMRLLFVDRATYRRKAEPEVLARVTARAGLTADDCLVVPEGGSNAAAARGCAGLGHELRGVADVVGVACGTGGTLAGLAAGLAEGQRAIGFPVLKGGFLEAEVERLQTEAFGARRGAWHLDDRFHGGGYAKTTPELTAFADDFTTRHGLPLERLYVAKALHGLTTLAEEGAFARGMTVAAVVTGAPAT, from the coding sequence GTGACCAGCGACCTCCCCCGTGGCCCCGCCGCACTCGCCGCCCTGGACCCACGGCTGCCGTCCCCGCTCGAAGAGCTGCGGGACGAGCGGTTCGCCCGTCGCGGGCTGCGGCTGCTGCTCAAGCGGGACGACCTGATACACCCCGAGCTGCCGGGCAACAAGTGGCGGAAGCTGGAGCCGAACCTGGCCGCCGCCGCGTCCGGACGGCACACGCTGTTCACGTTCGGCGGCGCGTACTCCAACCATCTGAGGGCCACCGCGGCCGCCGGCCGCCTCCTCGGCCTCGCCACCGTCGGCGTCGTCCGCGGCGACGAGCTGGCGGACCGTCCGCTCAACCCGTCCCTCGCGCGCTGCGCGGCGGACGGGATGCGGCTGCTGTTCGTCGACCGCGCCACGTACCGCCGGAAGGCGGAGCCCGAGGTACTCGCCCGGGTGACGGCACGGGCGGGGCTGACCGCCGACGACTGCCTCGTCGTCCCCGAGGGCGGCAGCAACGCCGCGGCCGCACGCGGCTGTGCCGGGCTCGGCCACGAGCTGCGGGGCGTCGCGGACGTCGTCGGGGTCGCCTGCGGCACGGGCGGCACCCTCGCCGGTCTCGCCGCCGGGCTGGCCGAGGGACAGCGGGCCATCGGCTTCCCCGTACTCAAGGGCGGCTTCCTCGAAGCGGAGGTCGAGCGGCTCCAGACCGAGGCCTTCGGTGCCCGCCGGGGCGCCTGGCACCTGGACGACCGCTTCCACGGCGGCGGCTACGCGAAAACCACCCCCGAGCTGACCGCCTTCGCCGACGACTTCACCACCCGCCACGGCCTCCCCCTGGAACGGCTGTACGTGGCGAAGGCCCTGCACGGCCTGACGACCCTGGCGGAGGAGGGCGCGTTCGCCCGGGGCATGACGGTGGCGGCGGTAGTAACGGGAGCACCGGCGACCTGA
- the tatA gene encoding Sec-independent protein translocase subunit TatA, with protein sequence MLRNALEPWHILVVVLAVVVLFGSKKLPDTARALGKSMRILKSEARAMRSDGAETPGTDASGEPAAAPGSPADSRR encoded by the coding sequence ATGCTGCGCAACGCCCTGGAGCCCTGGCACATACTCGTCGTCGTCCTCGCGGTGGTGGTCCTGTTCGGCTCCAAGAAGCTGCCGGACACCGCCCGCGCGCTCGGCAAGTCCATGCGCATCCTCAAGAGCGAGGCCAGGGCGATGCGGTCCGATGGGGCCGAGACCCCCGGAACCGATGCGTCCGGTGAGCCCGCCGCCGCCCCCGGGAGCCCCGCCGACAGCCGCCGGTGA
- a CDS encoding GlsB/YeaQ/YmgE family stress response membrane protein, with product MEISGVISAIVIGIIIGVLGRLAVPGRQNIGVLWTIAVGIVAAFVGAYLAHLLGVGDTKGVDWIKWLIQIALAALGVYALDRSKSRA from the coding sequence GTGGAAATCTCAGGCGTTATCAGTGCGATTGTGATCGGCATCATCATCGGCGTCCTGGGCCGTCTGGCGGTCCCGGGACGGCAGAACATCGGAGTGCTGTGGACGATCGCCGTCGGCATCGTCGCCGCCTTCGTCGGTGCCTACCTCGCCCACCTGCTGGGCGTGGGCGACACCAAGGGCGTGGACTGGATCAAGTGGCTCATCCAGATCGCTCTGGCCGCGCTGGGCGTATACGCCCTGGACCGCAGCAAGTCCCGTGCCTGA
- the mgtA gene encoding magnesium-translocating P-type ATPase has translation MAWAPEARTAAVRGADGTTLEVLRALESGPRGLVEEEAEERLVRHGENTFPGRRPDSWPRRFARSPRDPFTAVLLVLGLVSAAVAAWGTACVIAVLVLVSCVLRTTGEHRADRSAAALRDLLATTATVRRRATAASPPLTRELPVDQLVPGDVVLLAPGDVVPADLRLLRTTALTVHEATLTGESAPVEKFVDADGPGDGGSPVLPLGHPHLCFQGSSVVSGNGSGVVVATGARTVLSGALPRAGGRSRPPSPFDRSVNGIAWTLIRFTLLTAPLVLIVSALLRGRGLETLPFAVAVAVGLTPEMLPVVVTTALARGAALLARDGEVIVRRLPALHDLGAVDVLCVDKTGTLTEDRPVLALCEGPDGRANPEVLRWAAVNALWTLHLSELPVPDALDEAILDAAEEAAGEGAPGGGFEEFEGLEALPCGPGRRLSTAVVRPPGDPRFALAARHTLVVKGAPEDVLDRCAQAGGAELGADGRERLARRAGELAAGGLRVLAVARATRPARTRPYTPADERDLDFVGFVALSDAPAPTAAEALAVLARHGVDVKVLTGDHPGTAARVCRELGLAPGEVVTGERIDALADAELARLAARTTVFARCAPEHKARVVRALRAAGHTTGFLGDGVNDLAATVAADVGICPRDGVDVVREAADVVLASKDLTALDRAIVAGRRSTGNIAAYLRIALSSNVGNVIAMLVAGLLLPFLPMLPAQVLVQNLCFDAAQLALAFDRPAPGAHLRPALLRPRALLRFVTGFGLLNAVADLATFGVLALALRSMGPEEGQFAFHAGWFTENLLTQALVMLLLRSGRHAAEGGRVPGPIRLATAALAVVGLLLPLSPLGPPLSMTPLPPLYYGLLALVLVVYGLLLAAARARQSSPSGV, from the coding sequence GTGGCCTGGGCGCCTGAGGCCCGTACGGCGGCCGTGCGCGGCGCGGACGGCACGACGCTCGAAGTGCTGCGCGCGCTGGAGAGCGGGCCGCGCGGGCTGGTGGAGGAAGAGGCCGAGGAGCGGCTCGTCCGGCACGGCGAGAACACCTTTCCCGGGCGCCGCCCGGACTCCTGGCCGCGCCGTTTCGCCCGCAGCCCCCGTGATCCCTTCACCGCCGTCCTCCTCGTCCTCGGGCTGGTCTCGGCGGCCGTGGCGGCGTGGGGTACGGCCTGCGTCATCGCCGTCCTGGTCCTGGTCAGCTGTGTGCTGCGCACCACGGGCGAGCACCGCGCCGACCGCAGTGCGGCCGCGCTCCGCGACCTCCTCGCCACCACGGCGACCGTCCGCCGCCGCGCCACGGCCGCCTCGCCGCCGCTGACCCGCGAACTGCCCGTCGACCAGCTCGTACCGGGCGATGTCGTCCTCCTCGCCCCGGGCGATGTGGTCCCCGCCGACCTGCGCCTGCTGCGCACCACGGCCCTCACCGTGCACGAGGCCACCCTGACGGGCGAGTCGGCGCCGGTGGAGAAGTTCGTGGACGCCGACGGGCCGGGGGACGGCGGGTCCCCCGTGCTCCCGCTCGGCCACCCGCACCTCTGCTTCCAGGGCAGCAGCGTCGTCTCCGGTAACGGCAGCGGTGTGGTCGTCGCCACCGGGGCCCGCACCGTGCTGTCCGGTGCCCTGCCGCGCGCCGGCGGGCGGTCCCGGCCGCCGAGCCCGTTCGACCGCTCGGTGAACGGCATCGCGTGGACGCTCATCCGCTTCACGCTGCTCACCGCGCCGCTCGTGCTGATCGTGAGCGCCCTGCTGCGCGGGCGGGGGCTGGAGACGCTGCCGTTCGCCGTGGCGGTGGCGGTGGGGCTGACGCCCGAGATGCTGCCGGTCGTCGTGACGACCGCGCTGGCGCGCGGTGCCGCGCTGCTCGCGCGCGACGGGGAGGTGATCGTCAGACGGCTGCCCGCGCTGCACGACCTCGGCGCGGTCGACGTGCTGTGCGTCGACAAGACCGGGACCCTCACCGAGGATCGGCCCGTCCTCGCGCTCTGCGAGGGCCCGGACGGCCGCGCGAACCCCGAAGTGCTGCGTTGGGCCGCCGTCAACGCCCTGTGGACCCTGCACCTTTCCGAGCTGCCCGTGCCCGATGCCCTGGACGAGGCGATCCTCGACGCGGCCGAGGAGGCGGCCGGGGAGGGCGCGCCAGGCGGCGGCTTCGAGGAGTTCGAGGGCCTCGAAGCCCTGCCCTGCGGGCCCGGCCGGCGGCTGTCGACCGCTGTCGTGCGCCCGCCGGGCGATCCCCGTTTCGCCCTGGCGGCCCGCCACACGCTCGTCGTCAAGGGCGCGCCCGAGGACGTCCTGGACCGCTGTGCCCAGGCGGGCGGTGCGGAACTGGGCGCCGACGGGCGGGAGCGGCTCGCCCGCCGCGCCGGGGAGCTGGCCGCCGGGGGGCTGCGCGTGCTCGCCGTCGCCCGCGCCACGCGCCCGGCCCGTACCCGCCCGTACACCCCGGCCGACGAACGGGACCTGGACTTCGTCGGCTTCGTCGCGCTGAGCGACGCGCCCGCGCCCACCGCCGCCGAGGCGCTCGCCGTCCTCGCCCGCCACGGGGTGGACGTGAAGGTCCTCACCGGGGACCACCCGGGCACCGCCGCCCGCGTCTGCCGTGAGCTGGGCCTGGCCCCGGGCGAGGTGGTCACCGGGGAGCGGATCGACGCCCTGGCCGATGCGGAGCTGGCCCGCCTCGCCGCGCGCACCACCGTCTTCGCGCGGTGCGCGCCCGAGCACAAGGCCCGGGTCGTCCGGGCGCTACGGGCCGCCGGCCACACCACCGGCTTCCTCGGTGACGGGGTCAACGACCTGGCCGCGACGGTCGCCGCCGACGTGGGGATCTGCCCGCGCGACGGGGTGGACGTGGTGCGGGAGGCCGCCGATGTGGTGCTGGCGTCGAAGGACCTCACGGCCCTCGACCGGGCGATCGTCGCCGGGCGGCGCAGCACCGGCAATATCGCCGCCTATCTGCGGATCGCCCTGTCGTCCAACGTCGGCAATGTCATCGCGATGCTGGTGGCCGGGCTGCTGCTGCCGTTCCTGCCGATGCTCCCGGCGCAGGTGCTGGTGCAGAACCTGTGCTTCGACGCCGCGCAGCTGGCGCTCGCCTTCGACCGGCCCGCGCCGGGCGCCCATCTGCGCCCGGCACTGCTGCGGCCGCGTGCGCTGCTGCGCTTCGTGACGGGCTTCGGGCTGCTCAACGCGGTCGCGGACCTGGCCACGTTCGGGGTGCTGGCGCTGGCCCTGCGGTCGATGGGGCCAGAGGAGGGGCAGTTTGCGTTCCACGCGGGCTGGTTCACGGAGAACTTGCTGACGCAGGCGCTGGTGATGCTGCTGTTGCGGTCGGGCCGGCACGCGGCCGAGGGCGGCCGCGTGCCGGGCCCGATCCGGCTGGCGACGGCGGCGCTGGCAGTGGTCGGCCTGCTGCTGCCCCTGTCCCCGCTGGGCCCGCCGCTGTCCATGACACCGCTGCCGCCGCTGTATTACGGGCTGTTGGCGCTGGTGCTGGTGGTGTACGGGTTGCTTTTGGCGGCTGCGCGGGCGCGCCAATCAAGCCCGTCCGGCGTTTGA
- a CDS encoding alkaline phosphatase, with amino-acid sequence MGSRPYRRRLAWSAAALLVAGVAVPATAAAGPDDTSDTRSPIAAQSGKQKAKNVILLIGDGMGDSEITLARDYTVGAAGRLNMDKFPMTGTYTTYSVDKNGKPDYVTDSAASGTGWATGQKTVNGRISKTPGTDKPMTTILELAQRNGLATGSVTTAELTDATPAVLASHATDRSCAGPADMKACPNDTIAKGGPGSIAEQSVNHKVDVLLGGGKARFDQKITEGRHKGLTVTEQAKKLGYQVVTDDKGLKNARAGKPVLGLFAPGNVPVEWTGKAAARGGTEPQRCVTNNPERKAGTPSLDEQTRKALQLLEAKQSGKGKKPGFFLQVEGASIDKRDHAADPCGQIGETAALDRAVKVARAYAAKHPDTLVVTTADHGHTSQIVPLEATPPGLSSTLVTNEGQQLKVNYSTNTPGEAQEHTGTQVRIAAQGPQAHRVLGVTDQTQLFGTIRTALSLR; translated from the coding sequence ATGGGTTCTCGTCCGTACCGGCGCCGTCTCGCCTGGAGCGCCGCCGCACTGCTCGTCGCCGGTGTCGCGGTGCCGGCCACCGCCGCCGCCGGGCCGGACGACACGTCGGACACCCGGTCGCCGATCGCCGCCCAGAGCGGCAAGCAGAAGGCCAAGAACGTCATCCTGCTCATCGGTGACGGCATGGGCGACTCGGAGATCACCCTGGCCCGTGACTACACCGTGGGCGCGGCCGGCCGACTGAACATGGACAAGTTCCCGATGACCGGCACGTACACCACGTACTCCGTCGACAAGAACGGCAAGCCGGACTACGTCACCGACTCCGCGGCCAGCGGCACCGGCTGGGCGACCGGGCAGAAGACCGTCAACGGCCGGATATCCAAGACGCCCGGCACGGACAAGCCCATGACGACGATCCTGGAGCTGGCCCAGCGCAACGGCCTCGCCACCGGCAGCGTCACCACCGCCGAGCTGACCGACGCCACCCCCGCGGTCCTCGCCTCGCACGCCACCGACCGCAGCTGCGCGGGTCCGGCCGACATGAAGGCGTGCCCGAACGACACGATCGCCAAGGGCGGCCCGGGCTCGATCGCCGAGCAGAGCGTGAACCACAAGGTGGACGTGCTGCTGGGCGGCGGCAAGGCCCGCTTCGACCAGAAGATCACCGAGGGCCGCCACAAGGGGCTGACGGTCACCGAGCAGGCCAAGAAGCTCGGCTACCAGGTCGTCACCGACGACAAGGGCCTGAAGAACGCCCGCGCCGGCAAGCCCGTCCTCGGTCTCTTCGCCCCCGGCAACGTCCCCGTCGAGTGGACCGGCAAGGCCGCCGCCCGGGGTGGAACCGAGCCGCAGCGCTGTGTGACGAACAACCCCGAGCGCAAGGCCGGTACGCCGAGCCTGGACGAGCAGACCCGCAAGGCGCTCCAGCTGCTGGAGGCCAAGCAGAGCGGCAAGGGCAAGAAGCCCGGCTTCTTCCTCCAGGTCGAGGGCGCCTCGATCGACAAGCGTGACCATGCCGCCGACCCCTGCGGCCAGATCGGCGAGACCGCGGCCCTCGACCGCGCGGTGAAGGTCGCCCGCGCGTACGCCGCGAAGCACCCCGACACCCTGGTCGTCACCACCGCCGACCACGGTCACACCAGCCAGATCGTGCCGCTGGAGGCCACCCCGCCCGGGCTGTCCTCCACCCTCGTCACCAACGAGGGGCAGCAGCTCAAGGTGAACTACTCGACCAACACCCCGGGCGAGGCGCAGGAGCACACCGGCACCCAGGTCCGCATCGCGGCCCAGGGCCCGCAGGCCCACCGTGTCCTCGGCGTCACCGACCAGACCCAGCTCTTCGGCACCATCCGCACGGCGCTCTCGCTGCGCTGA
- a CDS encoding ArsR/SmtB family transcription factor yields the protein MLAEAAAAFGLLASSARLHLVWALAQGESDVSGLAERVGGALPAISQHLAKLKLAGLVRSRREGRRVVYLVDDPHVVTIVRLMVGQLADRRAEGAGTHPGARAGRLRGLGA from the coding sequence GTGCTGGCCGAGGCCGCCGCCGCGTTCGGGCTGCTCGCGTCCTCCGCCCGGCTGCACCTGGTCTGGGCGCTGGCCCAGGGCGAGAGCGATGTGAGCGGGCTCGCCGAGCGGGTGGGCGGCGCGCTGCCCGCCATCAGCCAGCACCTGGCGAAGCTGAAGCTCGCGGGGCTGGTGCGGTCCCGGCGCGAGGGGCGCCGTGTGGTGTACCTCGTGGACGACCCGCATGTGGTGACGATCGTCCGGCTCATGGTCGGCCAGCTCGCCGACCGCAGGGCCGAGGGCGCCGGTACGCACCCCGGTGCCCGGGCCGGGCGCCTTCGTGGCCTGGGCGCCTGA
- a CDS encoding peptidoglycan recognition protein family protein — MASPMSAGTFLRTLRTEGVRVIEVDGWRTHNRAGHGAWGPVHGVMIHHTATTGTTKSVKLCWNGHADLPGPLCHGVIADDGTVHLVGHGRTNHAGRGDGDVLRAVIAEKRLPPVRAADTDGNVHFYGFECVNLGDGRDTWPEEQLEGIERAAAAICRHHGWTERSVIGHKEWRLGKIDPKGFSMDAMRARIRDRLK, encoded by the coding sequence ATGGCCTCACCCATGTCCGCGGGAACGTTTCTCAGAACACTCAGAACGGAAGGCGTGCGCGTCATAGAGGTCGACGGCTGGCGCACCCACAACCGCGCCGGTCACGGCGCCTGGGGGCCGGTCCACGGGGTAATGATCCACCACACGGCCACCACCGGTACCACCAAGAGCGTGAAGCTGTGCTGGAACGGCCACGCGGATCTGCCCGGCCCGCTCTGCCACGGCGTCATCGCCGACGACGGCACGGTCCATCTCGTCGGCCATGGCCGCACCAACCACGCCGGGCGGGGTGACGGTGACGTGCTGCGGGCCGTGATCGCCGAGAAACGGCTGCCGCCGGTCCGTGCGGCCGACACCGACGGCAATGTCCACTTCTACGGCTTCGAGTGCGTGAACCTCGGCGACGGGCGGGACACCTGGCCCGAGGAGCAGCTGGAGGGCATCGAGCGGGCGGCGGCCGCGATCTGCCGGCACCACGGGTGGACCGAGCGGTCCGTGATCGGCCACAAGGAGTGGCGGCTCGGCAAGATCGACCCCAAGGGCTTCTCGATGGACGCGATGCGGGCCCGGATCCGCGACCGGCTCAAGTAG
- a CDS encoding glutaminase, with product MDYQAVLEEVADFARPLVGRGQVADYIPALAGVDTGHFGMAVADVDGGVHGVGDWERPFSVQSISKAFGLALVLAEGGEKIWERVGTEPSGNPFNSLVQLEYENGIPRNPFINAGALVVTDRLQTLTGDASTTLLEFLRAESGNPSVSFDPSVAASESEHGDRNAALAHFMASYGNLDNPVPAVLEHYFWQCSIEMSCRDLALAGGFLARHGLRADGTRLLPRREAKQVNAVMLTCGTYDAAGDFAYRVGLPGKSGVGGGIIAVIPGRCTLCVWSPGLDTRGNSVAGVAALDHFTTLTGWSVF from the coding sequence GTGGACTACCAGGCCGTACTCGAAGAGGTCGCCGACTTCGCGCGCCCGTTGGTCGGCCGCGGGCAGGTGGCCGATTACATTCCGGCCCTGGCGGGGGTGGACACCGGTCACTTCGGGATGGCCGTCGCCGACGTCGACGGCGGTGTCCACGGCGTGGGGGACTGGGAGCGGCCGTTCTCGGTGCAGTCCATCTCCAAGGCGTTCGGCCTGGCGCTCGTGCTGGCCGAGGGTGGCGAGAAGATCTGGGAGCGGGTCGGCACGGAACCGTCCGGAAACCCGTTCAACTCCCTGGTGCAGCTCGAATACGAGAACGGTATTCCGCGCAATCCGTTCATCAACGCGGGCGCCCTCGTCGTCACCGACCGGCTCCAGACGCTGACCGGGGACGCCAGCACGACGCTGCTGGAGTTCCTGCGTGCGGAGAGCGGCAACCCGTCCGTCTCCTTCGACCCGTCCGTCGCCGCGTCCGAGTCCGAGCACGGCGACCGCAACGCGGCCCTCGCGCACTTCATGGCCAGCTACGGCAACCTCGACAACCCCGTGCCGGCTGTTCTGGAGCACTACTTCTGGCAGTGCTCCATCGAGATGAGCTGCCGCGACCTCGCCCTGGCGGGCGGCTTCCTGGCCCGGCACGGGCTGCGCGCCGACGGCACGCGGCTGCTGCCGCGCCGGGAGGCCAAGCAGGTCAACGCCGTCATGCTCACCTGCGGGACGTACGACGCGGCCGGCGACTTCGCCTACCGCGTGGGCCTGCCCGGCAAGAGCGGCGTGGGCGGCGGCATCATCGCGGTGATACCGGGCCGCTGCACGCTGTGCGTCTGGAGCCCCGGCCTCGACACCCGCGGCAATTCGGTCGCGGGCGTGGCGGCGCTGGACCACTTCACTACGTTGACCGGATGGTCGGTGTTCTGA
- a CDS encoding HAD family acid phosphatase translates to MTATIRARRAAVTTAVTTLALGATLASAPAQAAATSSSENTARTSGTAGLKGVDYDTWQRDVKAVIDEARPYVTERTRDPRGRKQAVVLDIDNSSLETDFHWTTFPTPAIRSVLELVRYAHERGAAVFFVTARPGILESVTAYNLRAVGYPVSGVYVRHFPDLFQGVSTYKTAKRAEIEAKGYTIIANIGNNTTDLVGGHAERTFKLPDYDGKLS, encoded by the coding sequence ATGACCGCAACGATCCGGGCCCGCCGCGCCGCCGTCACCACGGCCGTCACCACCCTGGCCCTGGGCGCGACTCTCGCCTCCGCCCCCGCCCAGGCCGCCGCCACGAGCAGCTCCGAGAACACCGCGCGGACCTCCGGCACCGCCGGGCTCAAGGGCGTCGACTACGACACCTGGCAGCGTGATGTGAAGGCCGTCATCGACGAGGCGCGCCCCTACGTCACCGAGCGCACCCGCGACCCGCGCGGCCGGAAGCAGGCCGTCGTCCTCGACATCGACAACAGCTCGCTGGAGACCGACTTCCACTGGACGACCTTCCCCACCCCGGCCATCCGGTCGGTCCTGGAGCTGGTCCGGTACGCGCACGAGCGCGGCGCCGCCGTCTTCTTCGTCACCGCGCGGCCCGGCATCCTCGAGTCCGTCACCGCCTACAACCTCCGCGCGGTGGGCTACCCGGTCAGCGGGGTGTACGTACGCCACTTCCCGGACCTCTTCCAGGGCGTGAGCACGTACAAGACCGCGAAGCGGGCGGAGATCGAGGCGAAGGGGTACACGATCATCGCCAACATCGGGAACAACACCACCGATCTGGTGGGCGGTCACGCGGAGCGGACCTTCAAGCTGCCCGACTACGACGGCAAGCTGTCCTGA
- a CDS encoding beta-ketoacyl-ACP synthase III, whose protein sequence is MTGSRVLALGHYQPARVLTNDDLAAMVDTSDEWIRSRVGIRTRRIAEPDESVASMAAEAAAKALANSGLDAADIDLVLVATCTAVDRSPNTAARVAARLGLAAPAVMDINVVCAGFPHALATADHAIRAGSAVNALVVGVEKFTDVADWTDRTTCVLVGDGAGAAVVTAAAEPGIGPVVWGSVPEMGHAVRIEGTPSRFAQEGQSVYRWATTQLPPIARKVCERAGVAPEELAAVVLHQANLRIIEPVARKIGAVNAVIATDVTESGNTSAASIPLALSKLVERGEITSGAPVLLFGFGGNLSYAGQVIRCP, encoded by the coding sequence ATGACCGGGTCACGCGTACTCGCCCTCGGCCACTACCAGCCCGCCAGGGTGCTGACCAACGACGACCTGGCCGCCATGGTCGACACCAGCGACGAATGGATCCGCTCCCGCGTCGGCATCCGCACCCGCCGGATCGCCGAGCCCGACGAGAGCGTCGCCTCGATGGCCGCCGAGGCCGCGGCCAAGGCCCTCGCGAACAGCGGTCTCGACGCCGCGGACATCGACCTGGTGCTCGTCGCCACCTGCACCGCCGTGGACCGCAGCCCGAACACGGCCGCCCGCGTCGCCGCCCGGCTGGGACTCGCCGCGCCCGCCGTCATGGACATCAACGTCGTCTGCGCCGGCTTCCCGCACGCCCTGGCCACCGCCGACCACGCCATCCGCGCCGGGTCCGCGGTCAACGCCCTGGTCGTCGGGGTCGAGAAGTTCACCGACGTGGCGGACTGGACCGACCGCACCACCTGCGTCCTGGTCGGCGACGGCGCGGGCGCGGCCGTGGTGACCGCCGCCGCGGAGCCGGGCATCGGCCCGGTGGTCTGGGGCTCGGTGCCCGAGATGGGGCACGCCGTCCGGATCGAGGGCACGCCCTCCCGGTTCGCCCAGGAGGGCCAGTCCGTCTACCGCTGGGCCACGACGCAGCTGCCGCCGATCGCCCGGAAGGTGTGCGAGCGGGCCGGGGTCGCGCCGGAGGAGCTGGCGGCGGTGGTCCTGCACCAGGCCAATCTGCGGATCATCGAGCCGGTCGCGCGGAAGATCGGCGCGGTCAACGCGGTGATCGCCACCGATGTGACCGAGTCCGGCAACACCTCGGCCGCGAGCATCCCGCTCGCCCTGTCCAAGCTGGTGGAGCGCGGCGAGATCACCTCGGGCGCGCCCGTCCTGCTGTTCGGCTTCGGCGGCAACCTGTCGTACGCCGGTCAGGTCATCCGCTGCCCGTAG